From a region of the Daphnia pulicaria isolate SC F1-1A chromosome 1, SC_F0-13Bv2, whole genome shotgun sequence genome:
- the LOC124340644 gene encoding vacuolar protein sorting-associated protein 13-like isoform X3 has product MVFEAVVSSQLNKFLGAYIENLNSSQLKLGLLGGDVVLNRLVLKQSALDELDLPVKTVAGHIDELVLKIPWTNIYAARTQVCIKGLYLLAIPNQGVAYDAEKERVASKEAKERQLALIEDAKARETAGENTQENDGFVAKLAAQILQNLLVTVEDVHIRFEDNITNPSHPFAFGMTMKKLALESTDGKWVPTLISEPSKQFYKLLSLECLSVYWLSNVTQLLSKMKNADQVEHFRKGIANANSRPYGDSYVAGPITSYAKLRINTRPELDGSNYTIPKIFVNLTMEEISMGLTPSQYNDIVGFLGNIERLNRGSPYRKYRPVIGRYKKYAKYWWLFAYQCVLEENVRRRRRNWRWSHMKEHKDMVRQYIELYKTKLWQKKEDVKLKRSLEELESRLDVFNITLARRQAEVKVERMRVNEQKIKEDAEAQQKTRGWFGGWFGSGASSVAVSPEAESVVKSLQAEMTPAEKAKLFNAIGYEENAVPANFPKTFVENRFEFFLKKLVILLHDNTNKKQPVILLSSLSRVEATVEQRPAGQALNAIVKIGNFVIDGTPQDENIPSLVRPLEANKEILTLVYETNPLDESCDKRIRMAAEPLLITYDVATLRKVSAMFESKEASQLTQLTAVARQKLEDLKKTSALGLDYAIRNHAVMDVDVNIKGSYLVLPFGGCLRNNSGKILCNMGNFSLKSVDSRKRSDESKVSQLMRIGSTEQDILEEMLKSSYDKFSLSLRDVQVISVLPDEDWNVLVKDTKTDVFILKPMSIELIVQKCLLLDDPRLPKLKVSGQLPSIHIDVLDTRLVNFAAVLKSIPSPTPDVSHEVVASVVTEVELPTHISRDDSALEHLEEVFKIASNKDSLQETTDMEAAKPSIEPELFQPTELMLQFEFQDVRLSLSVAHDNHLTKPVLSFGMENLALVCTKKTFETVVDLTLKDLSLNFVDHLAKEGQQKSVKIINSYDSSKELLRVRFVDVDKHSPEFHARHKSVVRKLEVEISYLDCDFHQEAVIDLLQLSSDLNSRIDDTLSVESTRLTNSADALKNQSVKILVSEGKEKRRRTASTEIVDFQLKAQFDHFGVNVLTRKLRLTEITISGLEIETSVRASHIVFEAGLNEFRIANPNGNTLYREIASVVDGRAIQLLVKIFNNATEDVDYVDMNKVDLAIHLKMSRMKAVYLSSFVKDLLAFVNHFQAAKEALIEASSAAATAARENVQKVYDKATRILLDIEFQAPYIIIPQRSNSADALIIDLGHFTLKNRFDLRNVRNEIGSPAIMDSISLNLQELRIFLAVVDGMKVKSERGLIEPLSFNLDLVRNLTSTWYNEEPNLRVDVELGKVSIVVSEFVYRKLMQIVFDNLEEGHNQLTEAVEHEIKNRESSRPTSAVEGKPIYVDGPLLSSQSSELSVDSILQQIGPTRVSIAFSVKLQEIKMELFTNNAPRKEMTFTTTLERPLSKLAIQGFNVSGQLMTDLSIRSTVTLHSFLIEDTRPLVQSSVVSSPTTPGTPNSTSKRLVERPINCLLYPTESGSNSQQQMLMISFQQEKQQDSKVDVHLCGFTLILCPSYLLRLLSFFTSGLPKPKSSSSTKPTVKPSNSSHVAQARSRIPQFVPLITVAVRVDQPDIFLVDRIDRLDTSALVLNFEMKLNLLLLPQAMDISGEVSKLHIYSCLFDPAHRQGTMATVLSPCWLAVKAKLCEDEQASQVDVNIGDVTLSVSPGTIALLASVSKSMALTDDDGSSLREEEEEEEYQIETASLANLWEMKPLAFFNFPFLETEVGVEAHELVQLDNLPSPSETHGKRCRSEEMIVVFNHFEMMIETGQGNRTSPLVLVESKMNASVKNWSSVLELSASLNLRAGYYNSRLALWEPLLEPVDCTRLGPVRQRPWELTMKMKKVVEDFSDGFEFENRPSSKLEIKFESADTMELTVTRSFLDVVSLLGKAFSDAVNQKLSKRDLLPPSLYVVQNQLDKNVVISLHNSDFTVDDASITDAKELILESGSKIGLKLRAKTRTRSILSEEMENERILTVKIPDLSYSNGIPVSRSSRRYLPAGRSARDENIGVVADICNDFGFRSITFRGVVQIHNHFQQPIDVYYMTKTGNEVNGVGRVEECGVLNVPLFALYTPTGELFFSPLGYGVSIVPFVWRDLQRQNTINKVLQCSSRQSSGTSHNEDPFFMQVTGNVEHIYLEDTRKKTLNSFCYAIHLRPTVILHNSLPLPLYILTCGAVNELIVPPGASRYLSSVEPGAAFLVLKLKNYLERDWACKEEIRPIPVELSVWSLISYDGSAKATLDLGIFSTVKDQTVHMTVYCPFWMINNTGLLLAYKHSGKSSKKAKVRKSLKGEEDNCIYHPENMQDPVLFSFRPKSFFEKKTAMIRVEDSNWSDRFSLDVAGSSGLVTCKTEEGDGENPLCYQLGCTIQLSHEGLTKQVIFTPYYIISNLAPFDIDVYEVREVGPRSPTPTTRRDWLSVTSSQSLPFWPHFQQKWMIFRVSGTTEETLALSLDNPQPTLLRLNNGYGGLFVDFQVSESSVVIVCHPYEDGRAPLLLVNHSQISVSISESNDGSTCMELGPHHAAYYTWLQPNGARNLTWGSCGFKREFSGRDVTRSASGTFDSPAGSLEWISFLHGRQRVLLFTDDKMLAFQQRSVSTAEPVEQSVTISLHGLGVSLVDNVHRREILYAGITSSGIIWETAKMNTMQPIYRAMIVRHNIMLEEAFQQYMRNLSANIPTNSRRELDGGRLLVDFKELKVYKPKERLLRRSYRSGVELLFETYCNRRLIHARLNKLQIDNQLEDCVFPVVFAPVPPPRSIATESIPHPFVEISIVELVGQQTDVKQYEYFKLLVQECHFRADMSLINGVGSLLANESDLVSELEHKHNVELDILSAKRGLHERTRLLNNKAPENYFKMLHLSPLKIHLSFSNTGTDGAVSSSAQQSSNNPTSQLLNLVLQSVGVSLTEVQDVVFRLGFFERNDTFLSWQQLAQDLQWHYTGQAAKQFYVLVFGLDVIGNPFGLALGISQGVEQLFYEPFQGAIQGPGEFVEGLALGARSLVGHTIGGLAGAGSRIAGTIGKSLSYLTFDKDYQKTRREDLRRRPADIGENLALGGKGLFMGVVEGVSGVVMRPIEGAQQQGVGGFFAGIGKGMVGLVARPTAAIADFASGSLDAMKKAADVTEELSRLRPPRFLHPDGIVRPYIRYQADGDCLLKILDKGRFSKTDYYVDHAVTDTKMTLLVTDRRLVLMSHDLFGQWQVEWSHTWEELTQPPQSNPHGLYIPLRNNKKVLGLFTSSESGKLVAIQSQEKCEMIRRKVEQIMKS; this is encoded by the exons ATGGTGTTTGAAGCTGTGGTTTCTAGTCAGCTAAATAAATTTCTGGGTGCCTACATTGAAAATCTCAACAGTTCTCAACTAAAGTTAGGACTTCTTGGAG GTGATGTTGTGCTGAACAGGCTCGTTCTAAAGCAGAGTGCTTTAGATGAATTAGATTTGCCTGTGAAGACAGTAGCTGGTCACATAG ATGAGCTGGTGTTGAAGATACCGTGGACAAACATTTATGCTGCACGAACACAAGTGTGCATCAAAGGGTTGTATTTATTGGCCATCCCTAATCAGGGTGTTGCTTACGATGCTGAAAAAGAAAGGGTTGCCAGTAAGGAGGCAAAAGAAAGGCAGCTAGCCCTAATTGAGGACGCCAAGGCGCGTGAAACAGCAG gcGAAAATACGCAAGAAAATGATGGTTTCGTGGCCAAACTAGCGGCGCAAATCCTTCAGAACTTATTGGTGACGGTGGAAGATGTCCACATTAGGTTCGAGGATAATATTACCAATCCAAGTCATCCGTTTGCGTTTGGAATGACCATGAAGAAACTGGCCCTTGAAAGCACAGATGGAAAGTGGGTTCCGACTCTTATTTCTGAGCCATCAAAGCAATTCTACAAGCTCTTGAGTCTGGAATGTCTCTCAGTTTACTGGCTGAGTAACGTCACACAACTGTTAAGTAAAATGAAGAACGCAGACCAGGTGGAGCACTTTCGAAAAGGCATTGCAAATGCCAACTCAAGACCCTATGGAGATTCCTACGTCGCTGGACCTATAACGTCCTACGCAAAACTGCGAATCAACACTCGACCAGAGCTTGATGGCTCCAACTACACGATCCCTAAAATCTTCGTCAACCTAACGATGGAAGAAATTTCGATGGGACTTACGCCAAGTCAGTACAACGACATTGTCGGATTCCTGGGCAACATTGAAAGGTTGAATCGAGGATCGCCATATCGCAAGTATCGACCTGTCATCGGCAGATACAAGAAATATGCCAAATATTGGTGGCTGTTTGCTTATCAATGCGTTCTGGAAGAAAACGTCCGCCGCAGGAGAAGAAATTGGCGTTGGTCCCACATGAAAGAACACAAGGACATGGTACGTCAATACATCGAACTTTACAAAACAAAGCTCTGGCAAAAGAAGGAAGACGTGAAGCTAAAAAGAAGCTTGGAAGAATTAGAAAGCCGGCTTGATGTGTTCAATATTACTTTGGCCAGAAGACAAGCGGAAGTGAAG GTCGAACGAATGAGAGTAAacgaacagaaaatcaaggaggATGCCGAAGCACAACAGAAAACTAGAGGTTGGTTCGGTGGCTGGTTTGGGTCCGGAGCTTCTTCCGTCGCAGTCAGCCCTGAGGCTGAGAGTGTTGTTAAAAGTCTTCAAGCAGAGATGACCCCTGCCGAAAAAGCAAAACTATTCAACGCAATTGGATACGAAGAAAATGCAGTTCCTGCTAATTTCCCGaaaacatttgttgaaaatcGTTTCGAGTTTTTTCTCAAGAAGCTCGTTATTCTGCTGCACGATAACACCAACAAGAAACAACCAGTTATCTTACTGTCGAGCCTCAGTAGAGTGGAAGCCACTGTTGAGCAACGCCCGGCTGGTCAAGCCCTAAATGCAATTGTCAAAATTGGGAACTTCGTTATAGACGGGACTCCTCAGGACGAAAATATTCCTAGTTTAGTACGACCATTGGAAG CCAACAAGGAAATCCTTACTCTTGTGTATGAAACAAACCCGCTTGATGAAAGTTGTGACAAGAGAATTAGAATGGCGGCTGAGCCGTTGTTGATCACTTACGATGTAGCAACCCTAAGAAAAGTCAGCGCCATGTTTGAATCGAAAGAGGCTTCCCAGCTTACCCAACTTACGGCTGTGGCCAGGCAGAAGCTGGAAGATTTGAAGAAGACTTCCGCTTTAGGCTTGGATTACGCCATTCGAAATCATGCCGTCATGGATGTTGATGTGAATATCAAAGGATCGTATTTGGTACTACCTTTCGGTGGTTGCCTCAGAAACAATAGCGGTAAGATCCTCTGCAACATGGGCAACTTTTCGTTGAAGAGTGTCGATTCCAGGAAACGAAGTGATGAGTCAAAAGTGAGTCAGTTGATGCGCATTGGAAGTACTGAGCAAGATATTCTTGAGGAGATGCTTAAAAGCAGTTACGACAAATTTTCGCTCAGCCTTCGCGACGTTCAAGTTATCTCCGTACTGCCTGATGAAGATTGGAATGTTCTAGTCAAAGACACCAAAACAgatgttttcattttgaaacctATGA gTATCGAGTTAATCGTCCAAAAATGTCTTTTACTCGACGACCCTCGACTCCCAAAATTAAAAGTTTCCGGGCAACTTCCATCGATTCATATTGATGTGCTAGATACTAG ATTGGTAAATTTTGCTGCGGTATTGAAAAGTATACCCTCTCCGACTCCCGACGTTTCCCATGAAGTTGTTGCCTCGGTTGTTACCGAGGTGGAGTTGCCAACTCACATCAGCCGTGATGATAGTGCCTTAGAACATTTGGAAGAAGTTTTCAAGATTGCCAGCAACAAAGACAGCCTTCAGGAAACGACGGATATGGAAGCAGCTAAACCTAGCATCGAACCCGAACTGTTTCAACCCACGGAGTTGATGCTGCAGTTCGAATTTCAGGACGTTCGATTAAGTTTGTCAGTTGCACACGACAATCACCTCACGAAACCTGTCCTTTCTTTCGGGATGGAGAATCTGGCATTAGTTTGCACgaagaaaacttttgaaaccGTCGTGGATCTCACTCTTAAAGACTTAAGCCTTAATTTCGTCGACCATTTGGCTAAAGAGGGTCAACAAAAGAGCGTGAAAATCATCAACAGTTACGATTCTTCAAAAGAATTGCTCCGTGTTCGCTTCGTGGACGTTGACAAGCATTCCCCCGAATTTCACGCAAGGCACAAGTCGGTGGTGAGGAAGCTTGAAGTGGAAATCTCGTATCTCGACTGTGATTTTCATCAAGAAGCCGTCATTGACTTACTTCAATTGAGCTCCGACCTCAACTCTCGGATCGATGACACACTTTCTGTCGAGTCAACTCGGTTGACTAATTCTGCTGATGCCCTAAAGAACCAGTCGGTTAAAATTCTCGTTAGTGAAg GTAAAGAGAAAAGGCGACGAACTGCATCAACGGAAATTGTAGATTTTCAGTTGAAAGCTCAGTTCGATCACTTTGGCGTGAATGTACTGACGCGGAAGCTGCGTCTGACTGAGATTACAATCAGTGGGTTGGAGATTGAAACCTCCGTTCGAGCTTCACACATCGTTTTCGAAGCTGGGCTCAATGAATTCCGCATCGCAAACCCCAACGGCAACACACTTTATCGGGAGATTGCTTCCGTTGTAGACGGAAGAGCTATCCAGTTGCTGGTAAAGATTTTTAATAACGCCACGGAAGACGTCGACTATGTCGATATGAATAAAGTCGACCTGGCAATCCACTTGAAAATGAGTCGGATGAAAGCAGTCTATTTGAGCAGCTTTGTGAAGGATTTGCTGGCCTTCGTCAATCACTTCCAAGCGGCCAAAGAAGCTCTTATCGAAGCATCATCGGCCGCTGCTACGGCTGCCAGAGAAAACGTGCAGAAGGTCTACGACAAAGCGACTCGCATTCTGTTGGATATTGAATTCCAAGCCCCGTATATTATCATCCCCCAAAGATCGAATAGTGCCGACGCTCTGATTATTGATCTTGGGCATTTCACCTTGAAAAATCGATTCGACCTGAGGAATGTTCGCAACGAGATAGGTTCTCCAGCCATCATGGATTCAATCAGCCTAAACCTTCAAGAGCTTCGCATCTTCTTGGCCGTCGTAGATGgcatgaaagtgaaatcggaGAGAGGACTCATCGAGCCGCTGTCGTTCAATTTGGATCTAGTGCGAAATTTAACAAGTACTTGGTACAATGAAGAACCTAATCTCAGAGTAGACGTAGAGCTGGGCAAAGTTAGTATCGTCGTCAGCGAGTTTGTCTACCGCAAGCTCATGCAG ATTGTCTTCGATAATTTGGAAGAAGGACATAACCAACTGACCGAAGCGGTAGaacacgaaataaaaaatcggGAATCCAGCCGTCCGACAAGTGCCGTTGAAGGAAAGCCAATTTACGTGGATGGTCCACTTTTATCCTCTCAATCTTCAGAACTTTCCGTCGATAGCATCTTGCAACAAATTGGACCTACTCGAGTCTCGATAGCGTTTTCCGTTAAACTGcaagaaatcaaaatggagCTTTTCACGAATAATGCTCCTAGAAAAGAAATGACGTTTACAACAACATTAGAGCGACCCCTATCCAAGTTGGCCATACAGGGATTCAATGTCTCCGGCCAATTGATGACTGATTTGTCGATCCGATCGACAGTCACGCtccattcatttttgattgaagaCACAAGACCATTGGTGCAATCATCTGTCGTTTCATCTCCAACGACTCCAGGGACCCCCAACTCGACATCGAAGCGTTTGGTCGAGAGACCAATCAATTGCCTTCTCTATCCCACCGAATCCGGTAGCAACTCACAACAACAAATGTTGATGATTagttttcaacaagaaaagcaACAAGACTCGAAAGTAGATGTACATTTGTGCGGATTCACTTTGATTCTGTGCCCAAGTTACTTGTTGAGGCTCTTGAGCTTCTTCACTTCAGGATTGCCTAAGCCCAAATCATCCTCTTCTACGAAGCCGACAGTTAAACCAAGCAATTCTTCTCACGTCGCTCAAGCTCGCAGCAGAATTCCTCAGTTTGTACCCTTGATAACGGTCGCGGTCCGTGTGGACCAACCGGACATTTTTCTGGTGGATCGAATCGATCGCCTCGATACCAGCGCCCTTGTTCTCAACTTTGAAATGAAGTTGAATCTTTTACTGCTACCGCAAGCAATGGACATCTCCGGAGAAGTTTCCAAACTCCACATTTACTCCTGCCTTTTCGATCCTGCTCATCGCCAAGGAACCATGGCCACCGTTCTGAGTCCCTGCTGGTTAGCTGTCAAAGCGAAGTTGTGCGAAGATGAGCAAGCCTCTCAAGTGGACGTAAACATAGGTGACGTGACTCTAAGTGTGTCCCCGGGAACGATCGCGTTGCTAGCGAGTGTGAGCAAAAGTATGGCCCTGACAGACGATGACGGCTCGTCACtgagagaagaagaggaggaggaagaatatCAAATAGAAACGGCTTCGTTGGCGAacctttgggaaatgaaacccTTGGCTTTCTTTAACTTCCCGTTCCTGGAAACAGAAGTCGGCGTTGAAGCTCACGAACTTGTCCAACTCGATAACTTGCCTTCGCCTTCAGAAACCCATGGAAAACGCTGTCGCAGCGAAGAAATGATTgtggtttttaatcattttgaaatgatgATTGAAACGGGTCAGGGCAACCGAACTTCGCCTTTGGTTTTGGTGGAGAGTAAGATGAATGCCAGTGTGAAGAATTGGAGCTCAGTATTAGAATTGTCCGCCAGCCTCAATCTTCGAGCCGGCTATTACAATAGCAGACTGGCTTTGTGGGAACCTCTACTTGAACCAGTGGATTGCACTCGTTTAGGACCGGTTCGACAGCGACCCTGGGAACTGAcgatgaagatgaaaaaagtcgtggaagatttttctgacggatttgaatttgaaaatcgacCCTCTTCTAAActggaaatcaaatttgaatcaGCGGACACTATGGAACTGACGGTGACTCGAAGCTTCCTTGATGTTGTTTCTCTGCTGGGAAAAGCCTTTAGCGACGCAGTTAATCAAAAACTGTCCAAACGGGATCTGTTGCCCCCTTCACTTTACGTGGTCCAGAATCAGTTAGACAAAAACGTTGTTATCAGTCTTCACAATTCTGATTTTACCGTCGACGACGCATCTATCACCGATGCCAAAGAACTG ATTCTTGAATCCGGATCGAAAATTGGTTTGAAGTTAAGGGCTAAAACTCGTACCCGTTCTATCCTAAGCGAAGAGATGGAAAACGAAAGGATCTTAACAGTCAAGATACCAGACCTTTCTTACAGTAATGGAATTCCTGTTAGCCGTTCCAGCCGTCGCTATCTACCAGCTGGACGTTCTGCAAGGGATGAAAATATCGGGGTTGTTGCCGATATTTGCAACGATTTTGGTTTCCGATCCATAACCTTCCGAGGCGTCGTACAAATTCACAATCATTTCCAGCAACCGATAGACGTTTACTATATGACGAAGACTGGCAACGAAGTGAATGGAGTGGGCCGAGTGGAAGAGTGCGGCGTACTCAACGTCCCTTTATTTGCTCTGTACACGCCGACTGGTGAACTTTTCTTCAGTCCTCTTGG ATATGGCGTTTCGATTGTACCCTTTGTGTGGCGGGATCTTCAACGCCAGAATACCATCAACAAAGTGCTGCAGTGCAGTTCGCGGCAGTCTTCCGGAACTTCTCATAATGAAGATCCATTCTTCAtgcag GTGACTGGGAACGTCGAGCACATATATCTGGAAGACACGAGGAAGAAAACGCTAAACAGCTTTTGCTATGCGATCCATCTGCGGCCGACAGTCATTTTGCATAATTCCTTGCCGCTACCACTTTATATTCTTACATGCGGCGCCGTGAACGAATTGATTGTGCCACCAGGCGCCAGCCGTTATCTCTCTTCAGTGGAGCCTGGGGCTGCCTTCCTAGTCTTGAAG tTGAAGAACTATCTGGAACGTGACTGGGCATGCAAAGAAGAAATTCGGCCAATTCCAGTCGAGTTATCTGTGTGGAGTCTGATCTCGTACGACGGTTCTGCAAAGGCAACTTTAGACTTGGGCATCTTTTCTACCGTCAAAGATCAGACCGTTCATATGACGGTCTACTGCCCCTTTTGGATGATCAACAACACTGGTCTTTTGTTGGCTTATAAG CATTCCGGCAAGTCGTCTAAAAAGGCGAAGGTGCGCAAATCATTGAAG GGAGAAGAAGACAATTGTATTTATCATCCCGAGAACATGCAGGACCCTGTGTTATTTTCCTTTCGACCCAAATCTTTCTTCGAAAAGAAGACTGCCATGATACGTGTCGAGGATTCAAATTGGTCGGATCGATTTTCTCTCGACGTGGCTGGTAGCTCGGGCCTTGTGACCTGCAAAACGGAAGAGGGGGATGGCGAAAACCCATTGTGTTACCAATTAGGCTGTACTATTCAACTCAGCCACGAAGGGTTAACGAAGCAAGTCATTTTCACGCCGTATTATATTATCTCCAATTTGGCTCCGTTTGATATTGACGTCTATGAAGTACGCGAAGTGGGCCCTCGATCACCGACGCCCACAACACGTCGAGACTGGCTGTCGGTTACATCGAGCCAATCTCTTCCGTTTTGGCCACACTTTCAGCAAAAATGGATGATTTTCCGAGTATCCGGCACAACGGAGGAGACACTCGCCTTATCACTGGACAATCCGCAACCCACGCTATTACGGCTAAACAACGGCTACGGTGGGCTCTTCGTCGACTTTCAGGTTTCAGAGTCGTCCGTCGTTATTGTCTGCCACCCATACGAAGACGGTCGAGCACCTCTTCTGTTGGTCAATCATTCCCAAATATCTGTGAGCATCAGTGAATCAAACGATGGATCAACTTGTATGGAGCTTGGACCGCATCACGCTGCCTACTACACTTGGCTTCAGCCCAATGGAGCAAGAAACTTAACATGGGGTAGTTGTGGCTTCAAACGCGAGTTTAGTGGTCGCGACGTCACGCGGAGTGCCAGTGGCACTTTTGACAGCCCTGCTGGCTCTTTGGAATGGATTTCTTTCCTGCACGGAAGACAGCGCGTCCTGTTGTTCACCGATGATAAAATGCTCGCCTTCCAGCAGCGCAGCGTCAGCACAGCAGAACCAGTTGAGCAGAGCGTCACTATATCGCTTCACGGACTTGGCGTCTCGTTAGTGGACAACGTGCATCGACGGGAAATTCTCTATGCCGGAATCACAAGCTCGGGTATCATCTGGGAGACTGCCAAAATGAATACGATGCAACCGATCTACCGCGCTATGATTGTACGACACAACATAATGCTGGAGGAGGCCTTCCAGCAATACATGCGCAATTTGTCTGCAAATATCCCGACCAACAGCCGACGGGAATTGGATGGCGGTCGCCTTTTAGTCGACTTCAAAGAACTTAAAGTCTACAAGCCCAAAGAAAGATTACTTCGGAGAAGCTACCGATCCGGCGTAGAGTTACTGTTCGAGACATATTGCAATCGACGACTTATTCATGCCCGTCTCAACAAACTACAGATCGATAATCAGCTGGAAGATTGTGTCTTTCCCGTCGTCTTTGCTCCTGTTCCTCCCCCTCGTAGCATTGCCACCGAATCCATTCCGCATCCGTTTGTGGAAATCAGCATCGTCGAATTAGTTGGACAGCAAACTGACGTCAAACAATACGAGTACTTTAAATTGCTGGTGCAAGAGTGCCACTTTCGCGCCGATATGTCGCTGATTAACGGAGTGGGATCATTGTTGGCGAATGAAAGTGATCTCGTATCTGAATTGGAACACAAACATAACGTCGAATTGGATATTCTATCTGCCAAAcgag GATTGCACGAGAGGACTCGTTTGCTCAACAACAAAGCCCCTGAAAACTATTTCAAGATGCTACACCTGTCCCCATTGAAGATTCATCTCAGCTTCTCCAATACTGGGACCGATGGCGCTGTTAGTTCTTCAGCACAACAAAGCAGTAATAATCCCACCAGTCAGCTGCTCAATTTGGTTCTACAAAGCGTCGGCGTCAGCTTGACGGAAGTTCAAGATG TTGTCTTCCGCCTGGGCTTTTTCGAGCGCAACGACACCTTTTTGAGCTGGCAGCAGCTGGCCCAAGACCTACAATGGCATTACACTGGCCAAGCTGCAAAGCAGTTCTACGTCTTAGTCTTTGGATTAGATGTAATTGGGAATCCATTTGGACTAGCCCTGGGAATATCACAAGGCGTCGAGCAACTCTTTTACGAACCTTTCCAAGGTGCAATTCAAGGACCTGGAGAGTTTGTGGAAGGCCTAGCATTGGGTGCCCGCAGTCTCGTTGGACACACAATTGGTGGTCTGGCTGGAGCAGGATCCAGGATCGCCGGCACCATAGGAAAGAGTCTGTCGTACTTAACGTTCGATAAAGACTATCAGAAGACCCGACGAGAAGATTTGCGGCGTCGTCCCGCAGACATTGGAGAAAATTTAGCCCTTGGAGGCAAAGGCCTTTTTATGGGCGTCGTGGAAGGCGTTTCAGGAGTTGTGATGCGTCCGATCGAGGGAGCCCAACAGCAAGGAGTAGGAGGTTTCTTCGCAGGAATCGGCAAAGGCATGGTGGGACTCGTGGCTCGGCCGACTGCTGCCATCGCCGACTTTGCTAGCGGATCACTGGACGCCATGAAAAA AGCTGCCGATGTCACCGAGGAGTTGTCACGCCTGCGTCCACCACGTTTTCTGCATCCGGATGGAATCGTTAGACCTTATATTCGCTACCAAGCCGACGGGGATTGTTTACTAAAG ATCCTGGATAAAGGGCGGTTTTCCAAGACGGACTATTATGTGGACCATGCAGTGACGGACACTAAAATGACTCTTTTAGTAACAGATCGTCGACTTGTGCTCATGTCGCACGATCTCTTTGGGCAATGGCAG GTCGAGTGGAGCCACACGTGGGAAGAGCTAACCCAACCTCCCCAATCGAATCCCCACGGATTGTACATCCCCTTACGCAACAACAAGAAAGTCTTGGGATTGTTCACGAGCAGCGAGAGTGGAAAGTTGGTTGCCATTCAATCTCAAGAGAAATGCGAG ATGATACGCAGAAAAGTggaacaaataatgaaatcgtAA